TTGCTCCAATGATGAGTCCAGTTAAAATTCCTCCTAATAAAAGTCCAATATATCCAAGTTTTATTGCCAAAAGAGTACTAATCATAGAGGATAATATTATGGTTACTCCAGGTGTCATATCATAACTTCCCATTATCATTACAAAACATATTCCCCACACAACAAAAGAAGGAGCAACTGATTGTTGAATAATATTAAAAAAATTAATAAAAGAAAAAAATCTATTTCCACCAAATATGGTAAAAAATACAACTAACAAAGCTGGCAGGCCAATGATTGAAATAAAAAAATTAGAATCAATTTTTTTGTTTAGCATATTATTTCCTTCAGTTAATCAGTGAGATATTAATTTTATAAATTGATCTTTTCTTATAATTTAGGTGGAAGAATATTAATCCTTCCACCTAAATTTCAACTTTTTAAATTATTGAAAATCAATTCCCATGTCTATGTATTTTGGTGGGAAGTCTATGCCTTCTTCTTTTTCTTTCATTCTTTGTTGATAAATGGATTCAATACTTATGCTTTTTGCAATTTCTTTAAATTTATCCATATTCATTTCCGGATTGAATTTTACTACCAAGCTTTTTATTTCATCCTCGGTAAGAATTGGCCTTTCAATAAACCAATCTCTATATTTTTGTGCAGCATCTGCTGAATCGATTTGGAACATTTTAACTTCAACATCATCAGTGTTAGAACCTAAAGGATTACCAGTTAAAACGTTATAAGCCCTTATTAGAGAGAGACCACAGCTAATCCAATGACCACCAGAAACTGCAGCTGCACTTCCCTCTTTTATGTTATCAAGAACACTTAGTGAAATATCTGTACCAGTAACGAATATTTTACCAACTTTATTTAATCTCTTAACTGCTTCAATAGCTCCCATAGTATATGGTCCACCAGTTCCGTAAACACAATCAACTTCTGGATGGGCTGCTATTAATGATTCCAAAGCTTTTGCCGATTCTTCAGCTGTATACAAATCCCATTGAGTTGCCAGTACTTTTCCTCCACCTTTTTCAAAGGCTTCTTTAAATGCTTCTGCCCTTACTTGGTGGACGGTACCATGTTCTGCACTTAGAACGACTGCATTTTTACAACCTTTTTTTAATAATACTTCGGCATTTTGATATCCTGGAACGTTATTATCTGCAGCAATATTTCCTATATAATATGGATTTTTATAGAGTTCATTTTTTATCTGCTGAGGTATATCTTGATCGTAGGTTCCATAGTAGATTTTTGCATTTCCTAAAATTTCTGCACATTTTGGAGTTATAGTACCAGAGGGAGCCCAGGAAATAACCGCATCAGCCTTACTCGATACATAATTTTCCATATTGTTTATTTCATCTTCCGGGCGTACGTTATGATAGGTTACAACTATCTTACAATTCAGTATGTTTGCTATATAATTTGCAAAATTACAAGCTTGGATAGACCATGGATGGCTACCACCCCAAATTGTAATCCCAATGGTATAATCTGGTTCTGCTGCCATACCTACAGAAGAAATACCGAAAGTTAAAGCAATAACCAATATTAATCCTAATTTTTTAATATTTTTCATAAAATGAAATCCTCCTTAAAGTTAGTTAGATAATTAAAATTTCAAACTGCAACTAATAACTACATTTCACCACCTTTCAATCACCAAAATGTGGAAAGCAAAATAAGTTCTTACTAAAAAATACAAGACTTTCTGGATAAAACCTATACTATAACTTAAAATTAATTTTATTTAATGATTAATAAAATTTTTGAAGCAGTATCTTTTCTTTTTAATAAAATATACCTAAATCTCTAATACTATGAGAACATATTATTAATATTTTAAGAAAATTTAAGCTTGGCTAATCGATAAACTACAGTTTGTTTTATTTCTTTTTTTATATTGTCACCATGAAAAACTAGTGTTATAACACAACAAATAAAAACTAATTATCTTCTTGGTTAATAACCAGACATCATAACAATGGCATTAACAATTATCTTGAGTTATCAAAAAAAAATTTTAAAAATAGCTTCGTGGCTTATAATTACTTTTATATTAAAAACATCACTTTTTTAATATAATGGGAAACAACCAACAAATATAAATTAGATTTTTTAATTAATAGATTAATATTTTAAGAAAAATTTATTAGGAAAGGTAATTTAATTATTAATAAATGTTAACATCTTTATAAACTGGTAATGATGACTTTTGGAAAGTTGTTATTATATTCTCTAAAAATTATTGGTTTGTCAAGAACCTTTTTAAAGAAATTCATTAATATATTTTACTATAAATGTTCAATAATATAATATTAACAGCCATTTCCACTAATATTCAAATTTCTCAATTTTTTTTAGATTGATTTTTGCCGATATTCTTTTTTTAAAATTTGTTATTACCTTTTAGTTAAGAGGGAGGTATCATTATGCATTTTAAAGATCGGTTTGAAACCATTCATTTTATTGAAAGTAAAAAAATCGTGGCTATCATTCGAGCTAAAGAAGGTGGTTCTTTTTTGGATGCAGTTAAAGCCTTGAAAAAAGGGGGAATTGAATGTATCGAAGTTACGATGACTACCCCTGGAGCTCTTAAAACCTTAGAGGAAGTACGATCAAAAATCGATGACGTTCTCTTTGGAGCTGGTACTGTCCTCGATCCCGAAACTGCACGTCAAGCCATCTTATCCGGTGCCCAGTTTATCGTTACTCCATCTTTGAATCTTGAGGTTATTCGTCTCTCTCACCGTTATGATATCCCTATCATACCTGGAGCTTTCACACCAACTGAAATTCTTAGTGCCTGGGAAAACGGTGCTGAGTGTGTGAAAGTGTTCCCAGCTTCCAACGTAGGTCCCGATTATATTAAAGCAATAAAAGGTCCTTTCCCTCAAATTAAAATCTGTCCTACTGGAGGGATTAGCTTAGAAAATATGAAAGCCTTTTTAAAAGCTGGTGCATCATGCTTGGGGGTGGGTGGAAAGTTAGTCGATGCAAGTTTAATTAAAAATCAAAAATGGGATGAACTGACATCAATTGCTAAGGAATACGTCGCCCAATTAAACGACTAATTACCCATCACAATTAAACTAATATCTTCAGTGAGGTTCAAATAAAAATTGTCATTCGTTACTGAATTTGCAAGTTAGATTGAAAAAGTGAGTAGGTTTTAGTTACGAAACCTACTCACTCCAGAGACCGATTTTTTGTTTTTGAGCTTCTTTTTCCAGATGTTTAAATCGATCAACATACCGAACGTTGGGAGGAAAAACCACGGTTTTTGCATACCCATTGGCAACCAACCATTCATTAACCATGATTCCATCTTCGGTATAAACATATGCTA
This portion of the Candidatus Atribacteria bacterium ADurb.Bin276 genome encodes:
- the kdgA gene encoding KHG/KDPG aldolase, producing the protein MHFKDRFETIHFIESKKIVAIIRAKEGGSFLDAVKALKKGGIECIEVTMTTPGALKTLEEVRSKIDDVLFGAGTVLDPETARQAILSGAQFIVTPSLNLEVIRLSHRYDIPIIPGAFTPTEILSAWENGAECVKVFPASNVGPDYIKAIKGPFPQIKICPTGGISLENMKAFLKAGASCLGVGGKLVDASLIKNQKWDELTSIAKEYVAQLND
- the rbsB_5 gene encoding D-ribose-binding periplasmic protein precursor → MKNIKKLGLILVIALTFGISSVGMAAEPDYTIGITIWGGSHPWSIQACNFANYIANILNCKIVVTYHNVRPEDEINNMENYVSSKADAVISWAPSGTITPKCAEILGNAKIYYGTYDQDIPQQIKNELYKNPYYIGNIAADNNVPGYQNAEVLLKKGCKNAVVLSAEHGTVHQVRAEAFKEAFEKGGGKVLATQWDLYTAEESAKALESLIAAHPEVDCVYGTGGPYTMGAIEAVKRLNKVGKIFVTGTDISLSVLDNIKEGSAAAVSGGHWISCGLSLIRAYNVLTGNPLGSNTDDVEVKMFQIDSADAAQKYRDWFIERPILTEDEIKSLVVKFNPEMNMDKFKEIAKSISIESIYQQRMKEKEEGIDFPPKYIDMGIDFQ